A region of Lycium barbarum isolate Lr01 chromosome 3, ASM1917538v2, whole genome shotgun sequence DNA encodes the following proteins:
- the LOC132630649 gene encoding uncharacterized protein LOC132630649, producing MIISGVEVPQGSMMKKTKFSITREKRTRDYVRDRFISFSDEDAEGIVQPHNDALVISVLINKTHVKRILIDPSSSANIIRWKVVKQLGLLDQIIPTARVLNRFNMACETTKGEITLPINVANIVQYTKFYVIDGEMRYNALLERPWLHIMRALPSTLH from the coding sequence ATGATCATCAGTGGGGTAGAAGTACCCCAAGGCTCGATGATGAAAAAGACGAAGTTCTCAATCACTCGAGAGAAGAGGACCAGAGACTATGTACGGGATAGATTTATCTCCTTCAGTGACGAAGACGCGGAGGGCATCGTTCAACCCCACAATGATGCTTTGGTAATTTCTGTCCTTATAAATAAAACTCATgtcaaacgtattttgattgatccaAGTAGTTCGGCCAACATTATCCGATGGAAAGTAGTGAAACAGCTAGGACTGCTGGACCAGATCATACCAACGGCCCGGGTCCTCAACAGGTTTAATATGGCTTGTGAAACTACTAAAGGAGAAATCACTCTACCAATAAATGTTGCCAACATTGTTCAGTACACAAAGTTTTATGTCATTGATGGAGAGATGAGATACAATGCCTTACTTGAAAGGCCCTGGTTACACATCATGAGGGCGTTACCCTCGACCTTGCACTAG